A window of Prolixibacter sp. SD074 contains these coding sequences:
- a CDS encoding RNA polymerase sigma factor RpoD/SigA has product MRQLKITKQVTNREALSLDKYLHEIGKVELLTADEEVTLAKRIKKGDRKALERLVNANLRFVVSVSKQYQNQGLSLPDLINEGNLGLIKAAQRFDETRGFKFISYAVWWIRQSILQALAEQSRIVRLPLNKIGSINKINKAFAQLEQEFQREPSPEEVAKILDMHPKVVEDSMNANNHHVSMDAPLKEDENTGNNLYDIMFSEDSPSPDNKLISESLREEIERSLATLGEREAEVLRYYFGLNGYRPHTLEEIGQEFDLTRERVRQIKEKAIKKLKNQFRNRLLKSYLG; this is encoded by the coding sequence ATGAGGCAGCTAAAAATAACAAAACAAGTAACCAACCGCGAAGCTCTATCGCTTGATAAGTACCTCCACGAGATAGGAAAGGTAGAATTATTAACAGCCGACGAAGAAGTAACCCTGGCTAAACGCATCAAAAAAGGTGACCGAAAGGCACTGGAAAGGCTCGTTAATGCCAATCTCCGATTTGTCGTTTCAGTATCCAAACAATACCAAAACCAGGGACTAAGCCTTCCGGATTTGATTAACGAAGGTAACCTCGGGCTCATCAAAGCAGCGCAACGTTTTGATGAAACCAGGGGCTTTAAATTTATTTCCTATGCCGTTTGGTGGATACGTCAATCTATCCTTCAGGCATTAGCCGAACAATCGCGCATTGTGCGATTGCCATTGAACAAAATTGGGTCGATTAACAAAATTAACAAGGCCTTCGCTCAACTCGAGCAGGAGTTTCAACGTGAACCATCGCCCGAAGAAGTAGCTAAAATTCTGGATATGCACCCCAAAGTAGTGGAAGATTCCATGAATGCCAACAACCATCACGTTTCGATGGATGCTCCGCTAAAAGAAGATGAGAACACCGGCAACAACCTCTATGACATCATGTTTAGTGAGGATTCTCCCAGCCCGGACAATAAGCTCATTAGCGAATCACTTCGGGAAGAAATTGAACGCTCTCTGGCAACCCTGGGTGAGCGGGAAGCTGAAGTTCTCCGCTATTATTTCGGACTGAACGGATATCGCCCGCATACGCTCGAAGAAATTGGACAGGAATTTGACTTGACTCGTGAGCGCGTTAGGCAAATCAAGGAAAAAGCCATCAAGAAACTGAAAAATCAGTTCCGGAACCGGTTGCTGAAATCCTATCTGGGGTAA
- the rpe gene encoding ribulose-phosphate 3-epimerase, whose translation MEKLIAPSILASDFTRLGKEIEMLNQSDADYIHCDVMDGVFVPNISFGIPVIAQINKTASKPLDVHLMIVDPDRYIKAFGKAGADILTVHYEACTHLHRTIQAIKDEGMRASVCLNPHTPVLLLQDIIQELDMVLLMSVNPGFGGQKFIEHTYHKVSQLRQLIEKRNTNTLIEVDGGVNYETGKKLFETGANVLVAGSFVFGSENPAETIRNLKYR comes from the coding sequence ATGGAAAAACTGATTGCACCATCCATTCTGGCTTCTGATTTCACCCGTTTGGGAAAAGAAATCGAAATGTTAAATCAAAGTGATGCCGATTACATTCATTGCGATGTGATGGATGGTGTTTTTGTGCCCAATATCTCTTTCGGAATCCCGGTAATCGCTCAAATCAATAAGACAGCCAGTAAACCTCTGGATGTGCATTTGATGATTGTTGATCCTGACCGGTACATCAAAGCATTCGGAAAAGCCGGTGCCGACATTCTCACCGTTCATTACGAAGCGTGCACACATCTGCACCGCACCATTCAGGCCATTAAGGACGAAGGTATGCGTGCCAGTGTCTGCCTGAATCCGCACACTCCCGTCCTTTTACTGCAAGATATCATCCAGGAACTGGACATGGTCTTACTGATGTCGGTCAATCCCGGGTTCGGAGGACAAAAATTCATTGAACATACCTACCACAAGGTATCGCAACTGCGGCAACTCATCGAAAAAAGAAACACCAATACACTGATTGAAGTAGACGGTGGTGTAAATTACGAAACCGGGAAAAAACTGTTTGAAACCGGTGCCAATGTTCTGGTAGCCGGAAGCTTTGTTTTTGGTTCCGAAAATCCGGCTGAAACGATTCGCAACCTGAAATATCGATAA
- a CDS encoding PP2C family serine/threonine-protein phosphatase translates to MGKTVKHKHFGEKPKLSYITGSVKGIQRERNQDRAYVLDGPGYHLFIIFDGVSSYPESYRYIETFMEFLDEHHHEWLDNEKEGLGQLLYLAYLHCRKTSIAGSTTISALFIPDEKQLPKMVSIGDSRVYAFRRKNIVSLAEDDNVPEMPNILTRWVGHDYLLAEDFRPVEVALDNQFLLCSDGFYGVMEENREAFYRALKLPELEGIKEELYRLMEGKNSDDASYILVRRG, encoded by the coding sequence ATGGGAAAGACCGTAAAACATAAGCATTTCGGTGAGAAACCGAAACTTTCGTATATCACTGGTTCGGTAAAAGGAATACAGCGCGAGCGGAATCAAGACCGTGCGTACGTGCTGGATGGGCCGGGATACCATTTGTTCATCATCTTCGATGGTGTTAGTTCCTACCCGGAGAGTTACCGGTACATCGAAACGTTCATGGAATTTCTGGACGAGCACCATCATGAGTGGCTCGACAACGAGAAAGAAGGCCTGGGGCAATTGCTTTATTTGGCTTATCTGCATTGCCGGAAGACGTCTATTGCCGGCAGCACAACTATTTCGGCGCTTTTTATCCCCGATGAAAAACAGTTACCCAAAATGGTGAGCATCGGTGATTCGCGGGTTTATGCTTTCCGCAGAAAGAATATAGTCAGTTTGGCCGAGGATGACAATGTCCCGGAGATGCCGAATATTCTCACCCGGTGGGTGGGGCACGATTATTTGTTGGCAGAAGACTTCCGGCCCGTAGAGGTCGCTTTGGACAACCAATTTCTTCTCTGTTCCGATGGTTTTTACGGGGTTATGGAAGAAAACCGTGAGGCTTTTTACCGTGCCTTGAAGTTACCGGAGCTGGAAGGCATAAAGGAAGAGTTGTATCGCTTAATGGAGGGGAAGAACAGCGATGACGCCTCGTATATCCTGGTAAGGCGGGGATAG
- a CDS encoding DUF6261 family protein yields MEGKRGSRVIKSINWSAFRPGYTKESTILGSMLTELDEADNVQVQTAIGATVMVDALKAAQQEFAQVMSEKTETEAQDAERLTATPKIN; encoded by the coding sequence TTGGAGGGGAAAAGAGGAAGCCGGGTTATCAAATCAATTAACTGGTCGGCGTTCCGTCCGGGCTACACAAAGGAGAGCACTATTTTAGGCAGCATGCTAACCGAGCTGGACGAAGCGGATAATGTCCAGGTGCAAACTGCCATTGGCGCTACCGTCATGGTAGATGCCCTGAAGGCTGCCCAACAGGAATTTGCGCAGGTGATGAGTGAAAAGACTGAAACAGAGGCTCAGGATGCCGAAAGGCTGACTGCTACCCCAAAAATCAATTAA
- a CDS encoding aminoacyl-tRNA deacylase: protein MPAQKLKEYLDSHHIHYETISHSMAFNAQRVAATTHIPGKEMAKTIVVKIDGEMSMAVLPASFKIDLDQLKIATGARLVELASEMEFKSRFPDCEPGAMPPFGNLYDMRVYVAHSLSEDKMIAFNAGTHIELIRMAYRDFDRLTHPIVLKFSKSPMAHHA, encoded by the coding sequence ATGCCTGCACAAAAGTTAAAAGAGTATCTCGACAGCCACCACATCCATTACGAGACCATCAGCCATTCCATGGCATTCAACGCCCAGCGGGTGGCCGCAACCACCCATATTCCGGGAAAGGAGATGGCCAAAACCATAGTGGTAAAAATCGATGGCGAAATGTCAATGGCCGTGCTGCCCGCATCGTTTAAGATTGACCTCGACCAGTTGAAAATTGCCACAGGAGCCCGCCTGGTTGAACTGGCTTCGGAAATGGAATTCAAAAGCCGTTTCCCCGACTGCGAACCGGGAGCTATGCCTCCGTTTGGCAACCTTTACGACATGCGGGTTTATGTGGCGCACAGCCTTTCGGAAGATAAAATGATTGCGTTCAATGCCGGAACGCATATTGAACTGATTCGGATGGCTTACCGTGATTTCGACCGGTTGACGCACCCAATCGTGTTGAAGTTCTCGAAAAGTCCGATGGCCCATCATGCCTGA